The nucleotide sequence TTCACAGGTTGCACATAATTTACATCATTCCCCATGCCCTGTGGCAACATTATGTTGGCCAATTGATCATTATGAACAATTAGCGAATTCTAATGTGGTGAAAGTAGTACGTGATTGCCATAATAACGCACTTTATTTCTCTCGAAGTGCGATTCCAGCCCATCGTGATGAACCTGGCAGTATTAAACACGTTTTTCGCCATATTGGGTTGTATGCTTATCGGGCGGCTTTTTTACTTGATTTTGTTACTTGGCCTGTATGCGAGCTGGAAAGCCATGAAGCGTTAGAGCAACTCCGTGTTTTATGGTCTGGGTATAAAATTAGAGTCGATGACGCCTGTTTACAACCGTTACAAGATATAAATACCCAAGAAGATCTGGTGATGGCTCACAAGTGGGTGAAAGAACTAAGTTAGGCTTACACCACAGTAATATTATTAGATTGCTTGCAACACACTACAGAAAGAAAAATGCAAGAACGGTCAGATTTGAGCACAGGTTGCGAGAAATTTTTTTTAAAAATGCGCAGCATAGCTATCTATGTGAGTAGGTTTTAGAAAAATTTCTCGCAAGATCTGCCCAATAGGACCGTTCTTTTTTATCCCATGGTTTGGGGATAAGAGCCAAGTAGAGTCATCATGACCGACATACTGCCAAGATCATCCAGGGCTGCCTTGATATGGGGTTCTGTCTGGTGTCCCTCAAAATCAATAAAAAAGAGATAGCTCCAATTACGATGTCGGTAAGGACGTGATTCAATCAAGGTCATGTTAATATTGTATTTAGCGAAAGGAGCAAGCAGATGAAGAAGACTTCCCGGCTCATGCGGTGTGGAAATAATTAGTGAAGTCTTATCATGACCACTCGGAGTAGGTAATTGTTTACCGAGTATAATAAAGCGAGTGGTGTTGTTTGCGTAGTCTTCAATATGTTGATGTAATTTTTGCAATTGATAAATTTCTGCGGCTTTATCGCTGCAAATAGCTGCCGATTCAGGTTCCTGGGCCGCAAGTTGAGCGGCAAGACCATTACTAGCGACTTCTTTTAGGGTTACCTGGGGATAACGAGTGGCCAGCCAGCGCTGGCATTGAGCTAGCGTTTGTTGATGGGCATAAATAATTTTCAACGGCTTTTCAGAGTCGAGACGGGCAAAATGATGATGAATACGCAGCGATATTTCGCCGCAGATCTGGAGATCACTGGTAATCAGATTATCCAGAGTGATATTAACCATGCCCTCGGTACTGTTCTCAATAGGGACAACACCATAGTTAGCATTACCATTTTCCACTTGCTTAAAGACTTCAGCGATCGATGCTTGAGGTACCATCTTAACGCTTTCGCCAAAATGTTTCTCAACCGCTTGCTGCGAAAAAGTTCCTTCAGGACCAAGGTAAGCAATGGACAATGGTTGTTGTAAGGCAAGACAGGCTGTCATAATATCGCGAAAGATACGGGCGACCTCATGATCTGGCAATAAACTATTATTATTGGCTACGATGGAGCGCAAGATTTGTGCTTCGCGCTCAGGGCGATAATAAACAGGATTCTGTTGCTGTTGCTTAATCTTGGCTACTTCCACAGCCAAGGCCGCACGATCGCGTATTAACTCAAGGATCTGTTGATCAATTTTATCAATTTCTATGCGTATTTGTGCAAGTTTGTCTGTCATGGCTGTAGACCCCCTTAATAAACGTCTCTCATGGCAGCGAGTTTTGAAAGAAGTTCAATGAATACCCTGGAGTCAACTTACAAAGCTGCAGTATAAAATAGCAGCCTTGCCGGGCAAACCCCTTATTTTATATCCAACCTTTTTTTACGCAGATAGAGTAAAAATGCGGGAAAGATCATGATTAGGATACCACTCGCAAATACTAAACGGAAATGACCAGCACCCCCCATATCCATACTGCTTTCAGGAGGTATAAACCCGACCACCAGTGTCATTGCACAACCGATAAGACCCAGAACACAGGTTAAATAATAACCGACTCGCCCGCCAGGAATGACAAAA is from Legionella donaldsonii and encodes:
- the kdsB gene encoding 3-deoxy-manno-octulosonate cytidylyltransferase encodes the protein MSIDFHVIIPARYQSTRLPGKLLMELAGYTVIERVYRQALKANPKSVIIATDNELIAEHASHFGAQVCMTDPAHETGTDRIAEVVAQGQFLPEDIIVNVQGDEPLIAPELISQVAHNLHHSPCPVATLCWPIDHYEQLANSNVVKVVRDCHNNALYFSRSAIPAHRDEPGSIKHVFRHIGLYAYRAAFLLDFVTWPVCELESHEALEQLRVLWSGYKIRVDDACLQPLQDINTQEDLVMAHKWVKELS
- the pheA gene encoding prephenate dehydratase; this translates as MTDKLAQIRIEIDKIDQQILELIRDRAALAVEVAKIKQQQQNPVYYRPEREAQILRSIVANNNSLLPDHEVARIFRDIMTACLALQQPLSIAYLGPEGTFSQQAVEKHFGESVKMVPQASIAEVFKQVENGNANYGVVPIENSTEGMVNITLDNLITSDLQICGEISLRIHHHFARLDSEKPLKIIYAHQQTLAQCQRWLATRYPQVTLKEVASNGLAAQLAAQEPESAAICSDKAAEIYQLQKLHQHIEDYANNTTRFIILGKQLPTPSGHDKTSLIISTPHEPGSLLHLLAPFAKYNINMTLIESRPYRHRNWSYLFFIDFEGHQTEPHIKAALDDLGSMSVMMTLLGSYPQTMG